TGTGGCATCTTTCACTGACCTATAATTTTGTGATACAAGAAACATCAATGGTATTTTTGGGAGTTTTTACATTGTAAATCCCCAAGAAGCTGAGAAAATGCTCTAGTTCATACAAACATAGCTTGATGTAGAGGCACAGCTTGCAAGCTCTCTGTGTGGAGACATTTCAGAGGTGCCATTTCCCAACTTGCTTCTTAAAGACACAAATAGGAAAGTAGCAAAAATGGACATCCATTTGAATGGTTCCACAAGTACCCTGTGTTGTTCAACCAAGtatggtgggcagcccaatcctgtccccactAGCCTACACCATGCAGTGGTGCGCAttgagcatgcgctgcatctatggtggagagggggcaaccagacggcccaggagaggtaaataaaagtatttttacttatctccccatAAGTTGCCTGTCTCTCAATGagtttcctcagacctacaccagctatttagctcatGTAAATTCAAGGAGCCTCAGGGGAATGTTGGACTgggaaaacagggataggatcccagcatgtgcaactgctgctgagatccactcctCCCACCCTAGAAcagctccctgcccacccattgTCCTTcttgatccttccccaaactgcccctgttGCCTCTGTACCTGCTGTGGTATGGCCTGGTGAAGCCACTGGCACACGCATAGGGCCTCCAGTTGTTTGTGCTGGTGACCCTGCAGCACACAACAGCGGCATACCTTTTGTGGCACTGCACTGGAAGTTACAGCAGCAGATAGCGAGATCTGCTTCTCTAagtccccaataggattggggtgtaactTCCATGTTTTGTGTTATTTCTTCCTCCCATGCTAGAATTCTCAAATTGCAAATTGGGTAATGATGCTTAAGGGCAGTGGTGACTAATGTACATAGGCCTTCTTTAGAATCCACGTCTAGACGTTATCTCCTTTTGATCATGTTGTGCTACTAGCCTTCAACAACCACTGCTGATAGGAGGGAAACCTGCCTGCAGAACATTTCACAAAGCCTCTCCCAGGGATGCATGTCTTAGCTATCATAAAATCCAGAGCAGATAAATAACATAAAAGTGGTTGTGTAATGCTACCTCGCTGTGGCTTGAGTATCATTCAGTTCTGGCTTATCATCTTAGGACCATaacagaggagaggaaagggaacgAACCTGCATACACCAGTGTGGTGATCAGTAAAGCAGCCAGGTGGACTTTTGTCTTATGACTCATGGCTTCAAACTGCAGCAGAGTCagatggaacaagaaggagaaaaggaGTTCGAGGATGAAAGCATGGACTACGGTGGTTTGCAGTGGGCTGCTGCAGGTCTGCACCAGTGCCCTGGAGTGCCTTGCTGTCATCCCCAATAGCCAGATTAACTTGATGTACATTTTGGCCAGCATTGCGCCAGTGAACTGAGCAGACAGCTGTAGCCACCAAGCCCTGACCACAATCCTGCCCCTGAAGAGGAGATGAAAACTGCTGGCGGGGTTGTTGACGCTGTCGGACAACGTCCAGCCGTGAAGAGCTGTGCAGACGTACGTGAGGGCAAGTGCCACGTGAGGCCTGGGGGGCAGACCGGCCAGCAGGAGCAGTTCGTGGGTGCAGGCGCCAATCTGGAAGGCCCCTGTCAACTCCAGGAAGAAGCCCTGGGTGTTGGGTCTGCGGGCTGCCAACTGGCGGGTCAGCTTCCTGAAGCAGGCAGAGACCAACATGATGCCCACCATGACGAGCAGGGAGATGCAGACCTCGACCTCGTAGCTGGCCATGGCCAGGAGCAGCAAGCGGTGGCACGCTGGCCACTTCTCCCAGTGCCAGCTGAACGCTCCCTAGGGCAGCCCCGCGCTCTGCCCTCCTCAGCCCCAGACGCACTGACAGAGGGTCTCTCCAGACCCCTTCGGGCTCCTCCGGGGACTCGCAGCCCCTCCTTTGGGATCTCAGTCCCACTCAACCGTCCAGGCTCCTCCAGCAACTGTCAGCCCCAACCGGCAGACCCTGGTCCATCTCCAGACCCGCAGGTCTGCTCGTAACGGGCGCGCCTGGGGCttcggctccccccccccagtcctggaGGCTCTCGCCGGGCTCGCCCCCTGCGGCTTCGGGGGCTGTGGCTGGACagcgggggcaggagggagagcgGCCCGCAGCAGAGCCtcccagggagggggcagcagagcGCCGAAGCCGGCCCCGCTCCCGGGCTTCCGAGTCCGTTCGTTCCCCCGGCGGAGCGAGCCTCCTCCTGGGGTCCGGCTTCTGCGGCCAGCTGCTCCCGGGACACGCGGACAGCGCCTCGTCCGGCCGCTGCATGCACGCCTCCcgcgctgcctgcctgcctgcctggaaagCCGGCTCTGCGCCCTCCAGGGCCGGCCACTCCCCCACGCTAGCACGCCGAGGGCCCCTGCAGGCGGGGAGAGCTCGGCAGTTGGACGCGCGCTCGGGCGAGGCGGAGCTTCTCTCCCAGGGAGCGGAGTAGCCCGCGGAGCTCCCACGGCGGGGCCGTGCCTGCACGGGAGCCGGCCAGAGAGGGAGCTGCCGCCACGCATTCCCCGCACGCAGAGCTGAGATCAGCACCCCAAGAACAGGGGCCTGCTTGGCTGCAGGTTCCCCTTGCGGGGATCAGTGGCGGAGCTCGAGgggggcaaggcactaagttttgcaggcagcctcaccccTGCGGAGCCATCCCAGGCGCGCGCcgccgttttgctccc
This portion of the Tiliqua scincoides isolate rTilSci1 chromosome 3, rTilSci1.hap2, whole genome shotgun sequence genome encodes:
- the AQP11 gene encoding aquaporin-11 produces the protein MLVSACFRKLTRQLAARRPNTQGFFLELTGAFQIGACTHELLLLAGLPPRPHVALALTYVCTALHGWTLSDSVNNPASSFHLLFRGRIVVRAWWLQLSAQFTGAMLAKMYIKLIWLLGMTARHSRALVQTCSSPLQTTVVHAFILELLFSFLFHLTLLQFEAMSHKTKVHLAALLITTLVYAGGHLTGAIFNPALALSLHTSCFLDKFWNYVLVYWIAPCLGSVLVVVLWDDVLPLMRARV